CGGCGAAGGTCTCTTCCAAGTGGTCGTCGGCGGCCTCGCTGATCCGTCCGCCGCTCACGATGGCCTTCTCGACCTTGGTCGATTTCCGCAGTCGGCCGATGTGCCGGTCCCCTTCGATGGTCACACCGACAGAGTCCAGCCACTTCCCGAAGGCCATCGAGGGAACCTCTGGGTCCCAGCGGCAGAACTCGATCTCCAGGTTGGCGTGCAGCACGGCCCGGACGAAGAGTGTGTCGGTGATGTGCGGGGTCCGTTCCCGGACCTTCCCCGTGACCTCAAGCAGGCAGCGCACGATCGCGCTCGCTTCCCGCCGGGGCTTGTCATGGCTTTCGTGTTCACCCCGCTCTCCGGGCTCCGGCTGGGGCTGGGGCTGGGCGGCGTCGCGGAAGGCCCGGTGCCGCAACCGGCTCGCGCGGCCCTTGATCAACGTAAGCCGAACGCCCTTGGGGAGGAACTCGACGTCGCCGGGGCCGAAGTCCGTCACTTCCTCAGAGGCATGCCCGGTGGCATCCATCAGAAGCACCCGGAAAGGATGCAGGTCCAAGGTGGTCGGGTAGAGACAGCCCAGTAGCCGCCTGACCAGCATGATCTTGGCCATGCGGGAGTAGACGTGACCGTCCGGCCTGGTGATGAGCGCGCGCAGGTCCTCGGGCCACTGAGGGGCGGGCGGCAGAGCCCGGGTGATCTCCTTCGGGTGGACCGTGTTCTGGGACAGGACCCACAGCAAGTCGGCGATGTTGAACCAACTTCCCTGGTCGGGGTGCTCTCCCTGCCCGGCCAGGGCCCAGCCCTCCTTCAGGCGCTTCTGCAGAGCGTTCGCCGAGGTCCACGCGGATCGGACCATGGCCTGCTTCTCTGCGAGCTTGAACTCATCGCGTTCGTTCGACTCACCCCAGCCGATCAGAATCGGGCCGCGGGCAAGGCGGGCGAGGCCCTCGTCGACGATGCGGTGCCGATGGTCGTCGCGCCGGACGATCAGCACGTGCATGGCGCTGGCCAGCATGGCGGGCCACTGCGACCCCGTGTTGAAGTCGGCCGGCAGATTCCGCTCCCACTTCGAGAGGACTGACTTCAGCCCGGGGCTCTCTAGCGTCATCAGCTCGGCGTCCGCCTCGGTATCCGCCCTCTCGCAGAGCTTCTCGATGGACCTGCGATAGCTGTCCGAAGGGCCGGCGGTGAGGCTAGTGGAGGCGACGTACTCCACCCACTCGTCCGCCAGCTGAGCGGCCAGCCGCGAGCATCGGTAGGCGGCCGGGTCGACGTACTGCAGCACTTCCCGTCCCCGGCTCGTCGTGGAGACGACCCGCAGTCCCAGCCCGCGTGGCCCCGTCGGGGCTTCCAGGGCCTCGAGCAGGCGTTGTTGGACAATGCGTTTCCTGGGCATCAGCCCTCCATGCTCTTCAAGGTGGGCTTCTCCACGCGGAAGGCATGGGAGGCGATCTGCGCGTAGGTGGTCTGTTCGTCGGTGTCGCCGAGCCAGTCGCGGAAGGCCGCCTCAAAGTCGTTCACCATGTCGTCGGTGTACTGGAGATAGTCGTAGGTGGTTGACGGGTTCGAGTGGCCCAATCTGCGGCTCACGATCAGCAGTGGGTTGTAGCGGATGTTTCCCGTCAGGTAAGAGCGGTGACGGCGGCGGCGGGCCGCGTGATCCGGCTCTTCGCCGTCCATCTGCCGTTCCAGGTAGGTCAGTAGCTGCAGGGCGTAGGTGTGGCGGAGGTCGTGCCAGCGCCACCTTTTCGCGGGCATCAGCGGCGTGGTCTCGTCCGCGAGGGCTTCCATCCGGCGCCAGGCGTCGTGGCGGTAGCGTTTCCACGAGTCGGCCAGTGGCATCAGGCCGCCCCGGCAGACGAAGAGAGTCAGGGCCTCCAGCCCGAACTCCCCCTCCCGCACGGTGATCCGTCGCAAGTCGGGGTCCATCGCGGACATCAGGAATTCCTGCTCGATCCCGTCGAGCGTGCCCCGGACCAGGCCCGTTGCGGGTTCGATGTGCGAGACGACGAACAAGTCTCGGTGCAGCCGGCCTAACCTGCGAGCGGCGGCCTCCACCACATAGGGCCTCTCCAGCAAGCAGTAGGTCTCGGCCGAGTCGACGGCGTCCTCGGGTGCGTAGATCGTGCGTTCCTTGCCGTACTTGGCGCAGGCCTGGACCTTGAACTCGGCCGCTTCGCCGGGGCGCCCCCATCCGATGCCCAGCTCGGGCAACAGCACGGTCGCCCATTCCTGCCACCGCATCCCCGTGCCCAAGGCCAGGTCACAGGCGCACCGGCCTCGGTGCGGGCCGCTGGCACGAAAGGACCGGTTCACGCTCGAATCGGGCCGCTGCCCGCCCAGCCCGACATCCCGGAGGTACCGGAACTGCTCGAAGGTCAGGTGCCGGATGTCCATGCCGAGACGGATCCCCGAGGACAACGCATTTCGCCCTCGCGCGGCGACCCGCATGGGGGCGCTCTGCAGGCACTTCCGGTCTTCGACAACGTACCTGTAGAACCCGTCGATGACCCCGGACTCTTTGGTCCAGGCCGAGTAGCCGACCGGCCGGGACTGCCTGGGAGCGGGCGCCCCCACATCGATGGCAGTGGGTTCTCTGGCCGACCGGGTCCGCTGGGTGCGCGACCGCTTGTAGGCAATAAGGTCCGACTCCGTGGCCGACAAAATGTCATGGCCACGCTTGCGCTGGTGTACGTCGACGCGGGCCATGATCCGGCCGTACTCCTTGAGCGTCGACTTCGCCAGATCCTCGTACGACATCTTCCGGCCCCACGAGCAGTACGGCTCCACCGGCATCATCGTCACCTCATCGAGGTAGATCGGCGTGCCGTCGGAGATCGCCTGCTTGTCGAGCAAGGCAGCCACCTCGTCACCCGACAACAGCGGACTCTCCAGGTACTTCCTGACCAACTCCACGTCAACAGAGAAGAGTTGCACTCTGTCTCCTTCCTGATACATCGCGGAGAAGAGAAATAGCAGGGAAGAAGATCCGATGTACGACGCGTTCACTGAGACGAGTTACAAGGAATGACACAGAACTGAAGTGCCCGAAGAAAAAGTGCGTCAGCAGCAGCAATGGGATCCTGCTCACACCGAGGTCACGCAGGCAGTCGTCCACGGGCTCGGGATCCGGCCCCGCGTCCACCACGACGGCCGTACCCGGGCTCACCGCGAGGACGGCCGCGTCCCCTTGGCCGACGGCGCACTGTACGTAGGTCCAGTCGGGCGGAGGCCAGCCCTTGAACGGACGCGTGAGTTGTGGCGGCCGCAGGACGGCCAGGAGCAGCAGCACGGCCAGGGCGAAGCAGAGCCCGCGATGGCGCCCCCACCGGACGCGGAGCAGCAGCACGCCGACCGTGGCGGCGACGAGCAGCAGTCCACCGGACAACCCGCCCGGCCAGGGCAGTTCCGCCCCCGGCAGTCGCGCCCCGGCCCGCGCCACCGCGGCGATCCACCCGGCGGGCACCCCGGCACACCAGGCGAGCCACTCGGCGGCGGGCATCCACAGCAGGGCCACCGCCAGCGTCGCGAAACCGAGCACCGTCGCCGGTCCCGTCGCCAGTTCGGCGAGCAGGTTGCACGGGACCGCCACCAGGCTCACCCGGGCGGTGAGCACGACGACCACCGGCGCGCACACCGCCTGGGCGGCCGCGGCGGCCCCCACCGCGTCGGCGAACCTGGGCCGCAGCCCCCGCCGTTGCAGGGCTTCGCTCCACCGGGGGCCGAGGATGAGCAGTGCCCCCGTGGCCAGTACGGACAGCAGGAAGCCGATGCTGCGGGCCAGCCAGGGGTCGTACAGCAACAGCAGCAGGACGGCGGCGGCGAGGGCGGGGACCAGCGACCTGCGCCGCCCGGTGGCGAGGGCCAGCAGGGTGACGGCCCCACAGGCAGCGGCCCGCAGCACGCTCGGCTCCGGCCGGCACACCACCACGAAAGCCGACGTGAGCGCCGCTCCGCACAGGGCGGTGGCCCGCAGCGACAGCCCGAACCGGGGCGCCAGTCCGCCGCGTTCCGCGCGCTGCGCACCGGCCGGGGGGCCGATGAGCAGGAACAGCACCACGGTCAGGTTCGATCCGGACACGGCGAGCAGGTGCAGCAGATCGGTGGCCCGGAAGGCGTCGTGCAGATCGGTCGGCACCCGGGAGGTGTCCCCGACCACCAGCCCGGGCAGCAGCGCCCTGGGGTCGGGCGCCAGTCCTTCGGTGGCCTCCCGCAGGCCGGCTCGCAGCGCCCCCGCGACGCGCTGCGAGGCGTCCGGCCCTCCACTGACCCGCGGCGGGGCGTCGCCGGCGAGACGGAGCAGTGCCACGGCCCGTTCCCCGTCGCGGCCCGGCGCCAACCGGCCCACCGCCTCGACCCGTGTGGAGGGCAGCAGTCGGGCCCAGCCCGGGTGCCCGGCCAGGACCCGTACCGGGGTCTCGACCCTGGTGCGTGTCCCGTCGGGGCCGGTCATCCGGGTCACCACCGCGTCCAATGCCACGGCGGGCGGACCGCCTCCGCCGCGGACGGTACGGGGGTCCGACTCGACGGTGAGTTCCACCGCGACCCGGGCGTGCCCCCGGGCGGCGCCCTCGACGGGTCCGGCGCGCGCCTCGGCCCGCTGGAGCCCCGCCACCCCAGCTCCGGCCGCCGCGCACAGCAGGGCGGCGGCAAGGGCGGTGCCGATCCCCCACGACGGCCCCGGTCGCCAACACCCGGCGAGGAACAGCCCGCCCGCGGCGGCCACCGCGAGGCCCACCCCGACGGCGGTCCACCCGGTTGGTGTCCCCAGCGCGACGGCCGAGGCCACCCACGTGGCCATCGCCGGCGCGAGGAGGCGCAGGTCCGTCGGACCGGACCGCTCGACCCCGTTCACGGCCGCACCAGCGCACGCAGCTCGGAGAACCGTCGTTCGCCGATGCCGTCGACCTGTCGCAGTTCCTCCACGGACCGGAAGCCGCCGCGGGCCGTCCGGAAGTCGATGATGTGCTGCGCGAGCACCGGCCCCACCCCGGGCAGCCCGTCCAGTTGCTCGACGGTGGCGCCGGCGAGACTCAGCGGTCCCGAGCCGGAACCGGGCCCTGAACCCGACGGCCCCCGCCCGGAACCCGAGCCCGGACCGGGAGCGGCGCCGCCTGCCGCCATCGGCTGTGCCGGGACGCCCACCACGACCTGCTCGCCGTCCACCAGCACCCGGGCCCGGTTCAGCCCGGTGGTGTCCGTGCCCGGCCGCACTCCCCCGGCGGCGGCCAGCGCGTCCTCCACCCGCGAGCCCGTGGGCAGCCGCCGCACCCCCGGGTCCCGGACCTTGCCGCTGACGTCCACCACGACCCGGGCCGGGGTCGCCGCCGGGGAGGAGCTGGCGGCCGGAGCCACCACGGCGGGCGCCGTCACCGGCTCCGGCCCCGCCGTCCAGTACCGCTGCGCGGCGAACCCGAGGGCCCCGACCAGGACCACCGCCACGGCGGCCACCGTCCTCGGCTGCATCCCGCAGCGCGCCTGGAGCCACACGGGCATCCGCTCCCGCACCGCGAGCGACCACGCGCCCCGGCCCCCGCCCGCGGGCCCCACCGCCGGGTCACCCGTCGCCACTTCCCCGACGCGCGCCACCGGATCCGCCACCGGGTGCGCCACCGGATCCGTCGCCGGATGCGTCACCGGTTCGGCCACCGGATCCGACCTCACCTCCACGGCCGCCCCGTCAGGTGGCGGAGCCGTCAGCATGGCCTCGGCCCTGCGTCGCACCGCCGACGGATCCGGTCGCGGCCGCCGCCCGACGATCCGAGCCGCCCGACCACGAGAACCAGAACGAGAACGACCATCGCCCCGACCGCCGAGACCACCACCGGGACGGCGGCCCGATCGGTCACTGGAACGGTCGTCGGGACCTTCGCCGAACCGACCGCCGAAACGGTGCGTTCGACCGGGCCCACGGGTGGCCGCGGCAGCGGCCCCCACGGGCCGCGAAGTACGGGTGCGCGTACGCGTTCGAGTCGTCATGGCACGACGGTAGGTGCCTGCCCCGATCCCCGTTCGGAGCCATCAATTCCGGTGGATGAACGACCCGTTGTGGATAATCCGGCCACCCGTTCCGGTGATCAGCGGGGCGAGACGACCGCCGCCAACAGCCCCGGCCCGGTGTGTGCCCCGATCACCGCTCCGACCTCGCTGACGTGCAGCTCGACCAGCCCGGGGATGCGTTCCCGCAGCCGCTCCGCGAGCTTCTCGGCCCGCTCCGGCGCGGCCAGGTGGTGCACCGCCACGTCCACCCGGGCCGTACCGGCCCGCTCGACGGCGAGCTCCTCCAGCCGAGCGATGGCCTTGGAGGCGGTCCGTACCTTCTCCAGCATCTCGATCCGCCCCCCGTCCAGCGTGAGCAGCGGTTTGACCGCGAGGGCCGAGCCAAGGAGCGCCTGCGCCGCCCCGATGCGTCCGCCGCGACGGAGGTAGTCGAGGGTGTCGACGTAGAAGTACGCCGACATGTCCGCGGCCCGCTTCTCGGCGGCTGCCACCGCCTCGTCCGCGGATCCCCCGGCCTCGGAGACCTCCGCCGCCGCGAGTGCGCAGAAACCGAGGGCCATCGCGACCATGCCGGTGTCGACGACGTGGACGGGCACCGGCGCGCTCTTCGCGGCGACCACGGCGGCGTCGTAGGTGCCGGAGAACTCGGCGGAGAGGTGCAGGCTGACGATGCCGGCCGCGCCGGCGTCCGCCGCCGCCCGGTAGGCCCGGGAGAACTCCTCCGGGCTGGGTCGGGACGTGGTGACCGAGCGACGCTTCTGCAGGGCCAGCGCGAGGCTGCGTGCCGAGATCTCGGTGCCCTCTTCGAGGGCCTCGTCGCCGAGCACCACGGTCAGCGGCACGGCGGTGATCCCGTGCCGCGCCATTGCCGGGTGAGGCAGGTAGGCCGTGGAATCGGTGACGATCGCGACATGGCGGGACATGAGCCGGAGGTTACCGCCACAGGGGCCCGTCCGGCAGCCTGGGGCCCATGTCAGGACCCTGTGGGGGATCCTCGGTC
This region of Streptomyces sp. NBC_00513 genomic DNA includes:
- a CDS encoding helix-hairpin-helix domain-containing protein; the protein is MRRRAEAMLTAPPPDGAAVEVRSDPVAEPVTHPATDPVAHPVADPVARVGEVATGDPAVGPAGGGRGAWSLAVRERMPVWLQARCGMQPRTVAAVAVVLVGALGFAAQRYWTAGPEPVTAPAVVAPAASSSPAATPARVVVDVSGKVRDPGVRRLPTGSRVEDALAAAGGVRPGTDTTGLNRARVLVDGEQVVVGVPAQPMAAGGAAPGPGSGSGRGPSGSGPGSGSGPLSLAGATVEQLDGLPGVGPVLAQHIIDFRTARGGFRSVEELRQVDGIGERRFSELRALVRP
- a CDS encoding DegV family protein, producing MSRHVAIVTDSTAYLPHPAMARHGITAVPLTVVLGDEALEEGTEISARSLALALQKRRSVTTSRPSPEEFSRAYRAAADAGAAGIVSLHLSAEFSGTYDAAVVAAKSAPVPVHVVDTGMVAMALGFCALAAAEVSEAGGSADEAVAAAEKRAADMSAYFYVDTLDYLRRGGRIGAAQALLGSALAVKPLLTLDGGRIEMLEKVRTASKAIARLEELAVERAGTARVDVAVHHLAAPERAEKLAERLRERIPGLVELHVSEVGAVIGAHTGPGLLAAVVSPR